The DNA segment CGTATGCTTGAACCCAGCGAAGTAGTACTAAAGACTAACTTTCCAGAACTCAAGCTTTTTAAGAGAGGAAAAGTTCGAGATGTTTACGAAGTCGAAGACAAACTATTAATCGTTGCAACTGACCGTATCTCAGCTTTTGATGTTGTATTTCCAAACGCCATTCCAAACAAAGGAAAAGTATTAAATCAAATTTCAGTTTTTTGGTTTAATTATCTTCAAGAAATAATTCCGAATCATCTTATCACCGCCGATGTTAACCGAATGCCTTCGATACTTCAGAAGTATCGGGAAACTTTAAATGGACGATCGATGTTGGTAAAACGAACTCAACCTTTGCCAATTGAAGCAGTAGTTCGGGGATACTTAGCCGGTTCTGGATTGAAAGAGTACAAACAGAAGGGGAGTATCTGTGGAATCCGGTTGCCGAAAAATTTGCAAGAATCATCAAAGCTGCCCGGCCCTATTTTTACACCTTCCACAAAAGTCGAAACCGGGCACGATGAAAATATCACCGATAATCAAGCATCCGAAATAGTTGGTGAAGAAA comes from the Bacteroidota bacterium genome and includes:
- a CDS encoding phosphoribosylaminoimidazolesuccinocarboxamide synthase — protein: MLEPSEVVLKTNFPELKLFKRGKVRDVYEVEDKLLIVATDRISAFDVVFPNAIPNKGKVLNQISVFWFNYLQEIIPNHLITADVNRMPSILQKYRETLNGRSMLVKRTQPLPIEAVVRGYLAGSGLKEYKQKGSICGIRLPKNLQESSKLPGPIFTPSTKVETGHDENITDNQASEIVGEEIYKRVKEFSLSIYKKISEYALNRGIIFADTKFEFGFYNNEIILIDEVGTPDSSRFWSLNNYQPGKPQPSFDKQYVRDYLESIGWEKKPPAPKLPEDIVKGTSVKYLEAYQLLVGEKLV